The genomic window GGATGGCACGCCGCAATGCACGCTGGAGGCGACCGACTTCTCCGACCACGAGGAGGAGTTCCAGCGCCTCGGCTGCATGATCATGGGCATCAGCCGCGACGATTGCCTCCGCCACGCGGAGTTTCGCGACCAGCACGGGATTTCGGTTCGCCTGCTCTCCGACACCGAGGGCGAGGTCTGCAAGCAGTATGGTGTCTGGCAGGTGAAGGAAGTGGACGGCGTGCAGCGGCACTGCATCCTGCGCTCGACCTTCATCATCGACAAACACGGCGTGCTCCGCCACGTGCTGTACGGAGTCAACGCCAAGGGCCACGCGATGGAAGTGCTGCGCGCGGTAAAGGATCTGCATTGATGAACACTGAAGTGATCAAGAACACGGTCGTCACGCTCGACTACAACGTCACCGATTCCGACGGCGAGCTGGTCGATGCCGGCAAGGAGCCGCTGGTCTATCTGCACGGCGGCTACGACGACATCTTCCCGAAGATCGAGGAGGCCGTGCAGGGCAAGAAGGTCGGCGAGACGATCAAGGTCAAGCTGCAGCCCGAGGAGGCCTTCGGCGACTACGACGAGGAGCTGATCCAGATCGAGCCGCGCACCTCGTTCCCGAAGGAACTGCAGGTCGGCATGCAGTTCGAGGGCGCGCCGGAAGGCTCGGACGACGAGGAGTTCATCATCTACCGCGTCACCGACATCGCCGACGACAAGGTCGTGCTCGACGGCAACCATCCGCTCGCCGGCATGTCGCTGATCTTCACCTGCACCGTCACCGCGGTGCGTCCGGCCAGCGCCGACGAACTGGCGCACGGCCACGTGCACAGCGACGACGGCGACGAGGAGCATTGCCACTGAGCGGTCCCGCTCGCCCGCAGCGGGGCGCGCCGCGCCCCGGCTGCGGTCCGATCGTGGGCGGCATCCGCCGCCCCGCTGCGCTCAGCGCAGCAGCTTCCCTTCCTTGTTCAGGATCGTGATGTCGACGTAGTCGGTGCCGACGCGGTTGCTCGCCGAGTAGCTGACGTACTGTCCGCCGACGTCGTAGTCGCGGATCTGCTCGAGCGCGTCGCGCAGCTTCTTGCGCGTCGGGTTCGGGCCGGCGCGGCGCAGCCCCTCGCCGAGGATCTTGGCGCCGAGGTAGCCCTCGACCAGCGTGTGGTTCAGCGTCACGTCCTGCGGCCTGAACTTCGCGAAGTTCTCCTGGATCTCGCGGATCAGCGGGACCGAGCGGCCGCTCGGGTCGGGCACCACCTGCGTGATCGCCAGCCCCTTCGCCACCTCCTTGCCGATCTTCTCGGCCACCTGCGGTCCGTCGGTGACCGACAGCGCGACGAATTGCGCGAGGTTGCCGGCGGCGCGCGATTGCCTGACGAACTCGGCGCTGGCGGCGGTGTTGGAGACCATGATCACCGCCTGCGGGCCGGCGGCGACGATTGCCTTCACTGCCGCCGCGACCTCGGTCGTGTTTTTCTCGTAGCCGGCCTTCGCCACCAGTTCGCCGTTCGCCTTCCGGATCGACGCCTCGGCGCTGGCCAGCCCGTCGAGCCCGAACGGGTCGTTCTGGTAGAAGACCGCGAAGCGCCTGTAGCCGATCGTCTCGTACTGCTGCACGATCTTGTCGATCTCGGCGGCGTAGCTGGCGCGGGTGGCGAACAGCCAGGGATTGCCGCTCTTGACCACGGTCGAGGCGCCGGTGCGCACGGTGACGAGCGGGATGCCGGCCTCGTCGAGCACCTTCTCCTTGAGGATGGCCTCGACGTTGCCGGTGCCGACGATGCCGAACAGCGCC from Azospira restricta includes these protein-coding regions:
- a CDS encoding peroxiredoxin, whose translation is MLKTGQAAPTFVLPDADMEEVDLSRYVGKHHLVLFFYPKDGTPQCTLEATDFSDHEEEFQRLGCMIMGISRDDCLRHAEFRDQHGISVRLLSDTEGEVCKQYGVWQVKEVDGVQRHCILRSTFIIDKHGVLRHVLYGVNAKGHAMEVLRAVKDLH
- a CDS encoding FKBP-type peptidyl-prolyl cis-trans isomerase; the protein is MNTEVIKNTVVTLDYNVTDSDGELVDAGKEPLVYLHGGYDDIFPKIEEAVQGKKVGETIKVKLQPEEAFGDYDEELIQIEPRTSFPKELQVGMQFEGAPEGSDDEEFIIYRVTDIADDKVVLDGNHPLAGMSLIFTCTVTAVRPASADELAHGHVHSDDGDEEHCH
- a CDS encoding ABC transporter substrate-binding protein — protein: MRHSVHRELRRLLAACLLTSLPALAAELTIAQVAPFSGPLTPTGTHLRAGAQLYFDAVNAAGGIHGNKLKLQSRDDGYKATETVKQVRELLREGQPLALFGIVGTGNVEAILKEKVLDEAGIPLVTVRTGASTVVKSGNPWLFATRASYAAEIDKIVQQYETIGYRRFAVFYQNDPFGLDGLASAEASIRKANGELVAKAGYEKNTTEVAAAVKAIVAAGPQAVIMVSNTAASAEFVRQSRAAGNLAQFVALSVTDGPQVAEKIGKEVAKGLAITQVVPDPSGRSVPLIREIQENFAKFRPQDVTLNHTLVEGYLGAKILGEGLRRAGPNPTRKKLRDALEQIRDYDVGGQYVSYSASNRVGTDYVDITILNKEGKLLR